One window of the Oncorhynchus mykiss isolate Arlee chromosome 5, USDA_OmykA_1.1, whole genome shotgun sequence genome contains the following:
- the LOC110523372 gene encoding protein phosphatase 1 regulatory subunit 26 isoform X1 → MLQPPHPPQHHTRMYLNLPPVAALHTEWRSSCGGLPRGFSGLPLCFNDSDSDLSTTGTPISEKVQMIIESLRSTQSSLNMGDETEGNQVLSGQPVQEAGARGSQGQGFKVRRGPPVVMGPKPKFRGPLPLTHTDNLLALPEVSYNVDSESSDGDDSVDRGIEEAIQEYLKEKDDHKRKAEPEPATNILQPPKIPRREAAPTFPEPTKQHSDSNKILTASNQVPRSVKTETHNTALPMKKCLKSKIPTCKENPFKKLDTISNTAVVKKRSLEQKRGPSNSNPLSDKQKSPVLKAVKLEEHLSDSDSSSSSDDGIEEAIQRYQKEKKKERHEGGPKSSKPLLVLKEESDSSSSDDGIEEAIRHYQLEKQKEKGVPTLSLFLPKQKQLGKAAAPLHCSESTSTQAAAMKKHKLSKKKKPETRDLKLSLPSQTPGSSLSLIRKRLAVSSPKGNGLLLSTKVEPLREREQEQHTTPCPATLRVNTTTTAELMCAEAILDISKAVIKMPGAFNPNVASAGHININSSSTESTATTSLISTNCHDDDDDNNTSDDESSIDSEDGIEQEIRKFLEKKAQMHKLPSGPGSDVGTTSPGGTNTITEPEKNTKLNPAQKKTLRLSVKQKINLKEEGGSRRGSKEGESHLKMKEEALRKHLTKHDQRSRSSVSTLKKSPLKSVRTSERRGEPKSGDKSSSLDSDEDLDTAIKDLLKTKKKLKKKTRDMKLKSRKGLEDEKQLSRKTELKKLGMDHVPKTTSLLKTSLKITTTTAQSSNNNRKKGTFSMHVSHYPQSNEKKEPLNQTDEMDRSQGNRNVEGLSRETIPVVQIKEESSSVDSDDSIEQEIRKFLAEKAKVSTTTVKTDDREEIVNGKGKTAVPLSEKCIKLENLLAEIPRIDVTQFPDLPRQSSCEQRGVPERGIFPNTPPIQPVPGNHTPETARGSCLLSALTPSSYPPALEPANGAVSGAARSEKRRSSSSDPESGDTHHSANSEMAREHSYRSFPSTSYPLPRTDSEQWRKSQVIPTTETKEKIHNRNPFQYSSPSFGEKRATTPAYQCVVPASIYSRRRNIEPAPDTPVSTRPAAVRTGSSIRSPLVPFHRPSSSETTSTSAAVFSSPFPSLTRRPTETGPSGRYFLQGHESGSRWGQSPTLTPGLSESSVVHVAKDKTMFVELFTNETNHVQVISREVKVSEGKEERRRDLPAGESERERECRKTEQIGRRGEECVDETDVSESDERTSPEQQGFHTLSLSSSIDPGITLSPYIALNTEERSKRFRWMCKAVAVNQPKKTKFEKPVKRMLQFLPLSRKNKSTGK, encoded by the exons ATGCTTcagcccccccacccaccccagcACCACACTAGAATGTACTTGAACTTGCCTCCAGTCGCGGCTTTGCACACAGAATGGAGGTCATCGTGCGGTGGTCTGCCCAGAGGCTTTAGCGGTCTGCCCCTGTGCTTCAATGACTCTGACAGCGACTTGTCCACCACTGGAACACCCATCTCAGAGAAGGTCCAGATGATCATAGAGAGCCTAAGGAGCACCCAGTCCTCACTCAACATGGGCGACGAGACAGAGGGGAACCAAGTGCTATCAGGGCAACCGGTACAGGAGGCTGGAGCCCGGGGCTCCCAGGGCCAAGGCTTCAAGGTCCGGAGGGGGCCTCCTGTGGTTATGGGACCCAAGCCCAAATTCAGAGGCCCTCTTCCTCTCACTCACACTGATAACTTGCTGGCACTGCCAGAAGTTTCCTATAATGTTGATTCGGAGAGTTCTGACGGCGATGACTCTGTAGATAGAGGCATCGAGGAGGCCATTCAGGAGTACCTGAAGGAAAAGGATGACCACAAACGCAAGGCTGAGCCAGAACCAGCCACTAATATTTTACAGCCACCGAAGATTCCCCGGAGGGAGGCTGCTCCAACCTTTCCAGAACCTACTAAACAACATTCCGACAGCAATAAGATTTTAACTGCCAGCAACCAGGTTCCGAGAAGTGTCAAAACAGAGACACACAACACAGCACTACCCATGAAAAAATGTTTGAAAAGTAAAATACCCACCTGCAAAGAGAATCCCTTTAAGAAACTGGACACAATAAGCAACACAGCGGTGGTAAAAAAACGATCTTTGGAACAGAAGAGAGGCCCCTCTAATTCCAACCCTCTCTCTGACAAACAGAAGAGTCCTGTACTGAAAGCAGTGAAGTTGGAGGAACACTTGTCTGACagtgacagcagcagcagtagtgatgACGGCATTGAGGAGGCTATTCAACGTTAccagaaggagaagaagaaagagagacatgaaggAGGCCCTAAGTCCTCCAAACCCCTTCTCGTCCTCAAAGAGGAGTCAGACTCCAGCAGCAGTGATGACGGAATAGAGGAGGCCATCCGCCACTACCAGCTGGAGAAGCAGAAAGAGAAGGGTGTACCGACGCTCTCTCTATTTCTACCCAAACAAAAGCAACTGGGTAAAGCAGCGGCTCCCCTGCACTGTTCAGAGAGCACAAGCACTCAGGCAGCAGCCATGAAAAAACACAAACTGTCTAAGAAGAAGAAACCTGAGACTAGGGATTTAAAATTATCTCTACCCTCTCAAACTCCTGGTTCCTCACTCTCTCTTATCAGGAAGAGATTAGCAGTTAGCAGCCCCAAAGGGAATGGCCTCCTCTTGTCAACTAAAGTGGAGCCGCtgcgagagagggagcaagagcaGCACACCACCCCATGCCCAGCCACTCTGAGGgtgaacaccaccaccacagctgaGCTGATGTGTGCTGAGGCCATTCTGGACATTTCTAAAGCTGTCATTAAAATGCCAGGGGCCTTTAACCCTAATGTAGCATCAGCAGGCCATATCAATATTAACAGTAGCTCCACGGAGTCCACCGCCACCACTTCTCTTATCTCCACAAACtgccatgatgatgatgatgataataatacaaGTGATGATGAGAGCTCCATTGATAGTGAGgatgggatcgaacaggaaatcCGGAAGTTTCTTGAGAAGAAAGCCCAAATGCACAAACTGCCATCTGGGCCCGGCTCAGATGTTGGTACTACAAGTCCAGGTGGAACCAACACAATAACAGAACCAGAGAAAAACACCAAACTGAATCCGGCCCAGAAGAAAACACTGAGGCTATCTGTGAAGCAGAAAATAAATCTCAAAGAGGAAGGTGGCAGCAGGAGGGGTTCCAAGGAAGGAGAGAGTCATCTCAAAATGAAAGAAGAGGCACTCCGAAAGCATTTGACCAAGCATGACCAAAGGTCAAGGTCATCTGTTTCCACCCTGAAAAAATCCCCACTGAAATCAGTGAGGACctcagagaggaggggggaaccTAAGAGTGGAGACAAGAGTAGCTCACTCGACAGTGACGAAGACCTGGACACTGCAATAAAAGACTTGCTCAAGACTAAGAAGAAGTTGAAAAAGAAGACTAGAGATATGAAGTTGAAGTCAAGGAAGGGCCTTGAGGATGAGAAGCAGTTGTCTAGAAAAACAGAGTTAAAGAAGCTGGGTATGGACCATGTGCCCAAGACTACCAGCCTTTTAAAAACTAGCCTTAaaatcactactactactgcccagAGTAGTAACAACAACAGAAAAAAAGGCACATTTAGTATGCATGTGTCACACTATCCACAGAGCAATGAGAAGAAAGAGCCCCTCAACCAGACAGATGAGATGGACCGATCTCAAGGGAACAGGAATGTAGAAGGCCTGTCAAGAGAGACTATCCCAGTTGTTCAGATCAAGGAAGAGAGCAGTTCAGTGGACAGCGACGACAGCATCGAACAGGAGATCAGAAAGTTCCTGGCAGAAAAGGCCAAGGTTTCTACTACCACAGTGAAAACAGATGATAGAGAGGAGATCGTGAATGGCAAGGGCAAAACagcagtccctctctctgagaaATGCATAAAATTGGAAAATCTGCTGGCTGAAATTCCAAGGATAGATGTTACTCAATTCCCTGACCTGCCTCGTCAGAGCAGTTGTGAGCAGAGAGGAGTTCCGGAAAGAGGAATCTTTCCAAACACACCCCCTATCCAACCAGTGCCAGGAAACCACACCCCAGAAACAGCCAGGGGGTCGTGCCTCCTTTCAGCCCTCACCCCCAGCTCCTATCCTCCAGCGCTGGAGCCTGCCAATGGCGCTGTGTCTGGGGCTGCCagatcagagaagaggaggagCTCTAGTTCAGATCCAGAAAGCGGTGATACCCACCATAGTGCCAACTCTGAGATGGCAAGGGAGCACAGCTACAGGTCATTTCCCAGCACCAGCTACCCCTTGCCCAGGACTGACTCGGAGCAGTGGCGTAAGAGCCAAGTGATCCCCACCACTGAGACAAAAGAGAAGATCCATAACAGGAACCCATTCCAGTACAGCTCACCTAGTTTTGGTGAGAAGAGAGCCACCACTCCAGCGTATCAGTGTGTAGTACCAGCCAGTATCTATTCGCGTAGGAGGAATATTGAGCCTGCACCGGATACACCTGTCTCCACCCGTCCTGCTGCTGTACGGACTGGGAGCAGCATCAGATCACCACTGGTTCCATTCCACCGCCCCTCATCCTCAGAGACCACATCTACGTCGGCTGCCGTCTTCAGCTCCCCGTTCCCCAGCCTGACCAGGAGACCTACGGAGACAGGACCATCAGGGAGGTACTTCCTTCAGGGTCATGAGTCAGGCAGCCGCTGGGGTCAATCCCCAACCCTGACCCCGGGGCTGTCGGAGAGCAGCGTGGTACACGTGGCCAAGGACAAGACGATGTTTGTTGAACTGTTCACGAACGAGACCAACCACGTTCAGGTCATAAGCAGGGAGGTGAAAGTGAGTgagggaaaggaggaaaggaggagagacttgccagcaggagagagtgagagagaaagggagtgcaGGAAGACAGAGCAGATAGGAAGACGAGGAGAGGAGTGTGTAGATGAGACCGACGTCAGCGAATCAGATGAGAGGACGAGCCCAGAGCAGCAGGGCTTTCACACTTT GTCTCTGTCCAGCTCCATTGACCCTGGTATCACCCTCAGCCCTTACATAGCATTGAACACAGAGGAAAGGAGCAAGAGGTTCAGATGGATGTGTAAAGCTGTTGCTGTAAATCAGCCAAAG AAGACCAAATTTGAGAAACCTGTGAAGAGAATGCTCCAATTTCTACCTCTATCCAG
- the LOC110523372 gene encoding protein phosphatase 1 regulatory subunit 26 isoform X2, translating into MLQPPHPPQHHTRMYLNLPPVAALHTEWRSSCGGLPRGFSGLPLCFNDSDSDLSTTGTPISEKVQMIIESLRSTQSSLNMGDETEGNQVLSGQPVQEAGARGSQGQGFKVRRGPPVVMGPKPKFRGPLPLTHTDNLLALPEVSYNVDSESSDGDDSVDRGIEEAIQEYLKEKDDHKRKAEPEPATNILQPPKIPRREAAPTFPEPTKQHSDSNKILTASNQVPRSVKTETHNTALPMKKCLKSKIPTCKENPFKKLDTISNTAVVKKRSLEQKRGPSNSNPLSDKQKSPVLKAVKLEEHLSDSDSSSSSDDGIEEAIQRYQKEKKKERHEGGPKSSKPLLVLKEESDSSSSDDGIEEAIRHYQLEKQKEKGVPTLSLFLPKQKQLGKAAAPLHCSESTSTQAAAMKKHKLSKKKKPETRDLKLSLPSQTPGSSLSLIRKRLAVSSPKGNGLLLSTKVEPLREREQEQHTTPCPATLRVNTTTTAELMCAEAILDISKAVIKMPGAFNPNVASAGHININSSSTESTATTSLISTNCHDDDDDNNTSDDESSIDSEDGIEQEIRKFLEKKAQMHKLPSGPGSDVGTTSPGGTNTITEPEKNTKLNPAQKKTLRLSVKQKINLKEEGGSRRGSKEGESHLKMKEEALRKHLTKHDQRSRSSVSTLKKSPLKSVRTSERRGEPKSGDKSSSLDSDEDLDTAIKDLLKTKKKLKKKTRDMKLKSRKGLEDEKQLSRKTELKKLGMDHVPKTTSLLKTSLKITTTTAQSSNNNRKKGTFSMHVSHYPQSNEKKEPLNQTDEMDRSQGNRNVEGLSRETIPVVQIKEESSSVDSDDSIEQEIRKFLAEKAKVSTTTVKTDDREEIVNGKGKTAVPLSEKCIKLENLLAEIPRIDVTQFPDLPRQSSCEQRGVPERGIFPNTPPIQPVPGNHTPETARGSCLLSALTPSSYPPALEPANGAVSGAARSEKRRSSSSDPESGDTHHSANSEMAREHSYRSFPSTSYPLPRTDSEQWRKSQVIPTTETKEKIHNRNPFQYSSPSFGEKRATTPAYQCVVPASIYSRRRNIEPAPDTPVSTRPAAVRTGSSIRSPLVPFHRPSSSETTSTSAAVFSSPFPSLTRRPTETGPSGRYFLQGHESGSRWGQSPTLTPGLSESSVVHVAKDKTMFVELFTNETNHVQVISREVKVSEGKEERRRDLPAGESERERECRKTEQIGRRGEECVDETDVSESDERTSPEQQGFHTLSLSSSIDPGITLSPYIALNTEERSKRFRWMCKAVAVNQPKTKFEKPVKRMLQFLPLSRKNKSTGK; encoded by the exons ATGCTTcagcccccccacccaccccagcACCACACTAGAATGTACTTGAACTTGCCTCCAGTCGCGGCTTTGCACACAGAATGGAGGTCATCGTGCGGTGGTCTGCCCAGAGGCTTTAGCGGTCTGCCCCTGTGCTTCAATGACTCTGACAGCGACTTGTCCACCACTGGAACACCCATCTCAGAGAAGGTCCAGATGATCATAGAGAGCCTAAGGAGCACCCAGTCCTCACTCAACATGGGCGACGAGACAGAGGGGAACCAAGTGCTATCAGGGCAACCGGTACAGGAGGCTGGAGCCCGGGGCTCCCAGGGCCAAGGCTTCAAGGTCCGGAGGGGGCCTCCTGTGGTTATGGGACCCAAGCCCAAATTCAGAGGCCCTCTTCCTCTCACTCACACTGATAACTTGCTGGCACTGCCAGAAGTTTCCTATAATGTTGATTCGGAGAGTTCTGACGGCGATGACTCTGTAGATAGAGGCATCGAGGAGGCCATTCAGGAGTACCTGAAGGAAAAGGATGACCACAAACGCAAGGCTGAGCCAGAACCAGCCACTAATATTTTACAGCCACCGAAGATTCCCCGGAGGGAGGCTGCTCCAACCTTTCCAGAACCTACTAAACAACATTCCGACAGCAATAAGATTTTAACTGCCAGCAACCAGGTTCCGAGAAGTGTCAAAACAGAGACACACAACACAGCACTACCCATGAAAAAATGTTTGAAAAGTAAAATACCCACCTGCAAAGAGAATCCCTTTAAGAAACTGGACACAATAAGCAACACAGCGGTGGTAAAAAAACGATCTTTGGAACAGAAGAGAGGCCCCTCTAATTCCAACCCTCTCTCTGACAAACAGAAGAGTCCTGTACTGAAAGCAGTGAAGTTGGAGGAACACTTGTCTGACagtgacagcagcagcagtagtgatgACGGCATTGAGGAGGCTATTCAACGTTAccagaaggagaagaagaaagagagacatgaaggAGGCCCTAAGTCCTCCAAACCCCTTCTCGTCCTCAAAGAGGAGTCAGACTCCAGCAGCAGTGATGACGGAATAGAGGAGGCCATCCGCCACTACCAGCTGGAGAAGCAGAAAGAGAAGGGTGTACCGACGCTCTCTCTATTTCTACCCAAACAAAAGCAACTGGGTAAAGCAGCGGCTCCCCTGCACTGTTCAGAGAGCACAAGCACTCAGGCAGCAGCCATGAAAAAACACAAACTGTCTAAGAAGAAGAAACCTGAGACTAGGGATTTAAAATTATCTCTACCCTCTCAAACTCCTGGTTCCTCACTCTCTCTTATCAGGAAGAGATTAGCAGTTAGCAGCCCCAAAGGGAATGGCCTCCTCTTGTCAACTAAAGTGGAGCCGCtgcgagagagggagcaagagcaGCACACCACCCCATGCCCAGCCACTCTGAGGgtgaacaccaccaccacagctgaGCTGATGTGTGCTGAGGCCATTCTGGACATTTCTAAAGCTGTCATTAAAATGCCAGGGGCCTTTAACCCTAATGTAGCATCAGCAGGCCATATCAATATTAACAGTAGCTCCACGGAGTCCACCGCCACCACTTCTCTTATCTCCACAAACtgccatgatgatgatgatgataataatacaaGTGATGATGAGAGCTCCATTGATAGTGAGgatgggatcgaacaggaaatcCGGAAGTTTCTTGAGAAGAAAGCCCAAATGCACAAACTGCCATCTGGGCCCGGCTCAGATGTTGGTACTACAAGTCCAGGTGGAACCAACACAATAACAGAACCAGAGAAAAACACCAAACTGAATCCGGCCCAGAAGAAAACACTGAGGCTATCTGTGAAGCAGAAAATAAATCTCAAAGAGGAAGGTGGCAGCAGGAGGGGTTCCAAGGAAGGAGAGAGTCATCTCAAAATGAAAGAAGAGGCACTCCGAAAGCATTTGACCAAGCATGACCAAAGGTCAAGGTCATCTGTTTCCACCCTGAAAAAATCCCCACTGAAATCAGTGAGGACctcagagaggaggggggaaccTAAGAGTGGAGACAAGAGTAGCTCACTCGACAGTGACGAAGACCTGGACACTGCAATAAAAGACTTGCTCAAGACTAAGAAGAAGTTGAAAAAGAAGACTAGAGATATGAAGTTGAAGTCAAGGAAGGGCCTTGAGGATGAGAAGCAGTTGTCTAGAAAAACAGAGTTAAAGAAGCTGGGTATGGACCATGTGCCCAAGACTACCAGCCTTTTAAAAACTAGCCTTAaaatcactactactactgcccagAGTAGTAACAACAACAGAAAAAAAGGCACATTTAGTATGCATGTGTCACACTATCCACAGAGCAATGAGAAGAAAGAGCCCCTCAACCAGACAGATGAGATGGACCGATCTCAAGGGAACAGGAATGTAGAAGGCCTGTCAAGAGAGACTATCCCAGTTGTTCAGATCAAGGAAGAGAGCAGTTCAGTGGACAGCGACGACAGCATCGAACAGGAGATCAGAAAGTTCCTGGCAGAAAAGGCCAAGGTTTCTACTACCACAGTGAAAACAGATGATAGAGAGGAGATCGTGAATGGCAAGGGCAAAACagcagtccctctctctgagaaATGCATAAAATTGGAAAATCTGCTGGCTGAAATTCCAAGGATAGATGTTACTCAATTCCCTGACCTGCCTCGTCAGAGCAGTTGTGAGCAGAGAGGAGTTCCGGAAAGAGGAATCTTTCCAAACACACCCCCTATCCAACCAGTGCCAGGAAACCACACCCCAGAAACAGCCAGGGGGTCGTGCCTCCTTTCAGCCCTCACCCCCAGCTCCTATCCTCCAGCGCTGGAGCCTGCCAATGGCGCTGTGTCTGGGGCTGCCagatcagagaagaggaggagCTCTAGTTCAGATCCAGAAAGCGGTGATACCCACCATAGTGCCAACTCTGAGATGGCAAGGGAGCACAGCTACAGGTCATTTCCCAGCACCAGCTACCCCTTGCCCAGGACTGACTCGGAGCAGTGGCGTAAGAGCCAAGTGATCCCCACCACTGAGACAAAAGAGAAGATCCATAACAGGAACCCATTCCAGTACAGCTCACCTAGTTTTGGTGAGAAGAGAGCCACCACTCCAGCGTATCAGTGTGTAGTACCAGCCAGTATCTATTCGCGTAGGAGGAATATTGAGCCTGCACCGGATACACCTGTCTCCACCCGTCCTGCTGCTGTACGGACTGGGAGCAGCATCAGATCACCACTGGTTCCATTCCACCGCCCCTCATCCTCAGAGACCACATCTACGTCGGCTGCCGTCTTCAGCTCCCCGTTCCCCAGCCTGACCAGGAGACCTACGGAGACAGGACCATCAGGGAGGTACTTCCTTCAGGGTCATGAGTCAGGCAGCCGCTGGGGTCAATCCCCAACCCTGACCCCGGGGCTGTCGGAGAGCAGCGTGGTACACGTGGCCAAGGACAAGACGATGTTTGTTGAACTGTTCACGAACGAGACCAACCACGTTCAGGTCATAAGCAGGGAGGTGAAAGTGAGTgagggaaaggaggaaaggaggagagacttgccagcaggagagagtgagagagaaagggagtgcaGGAAGACAGAGCAGATAGGAAGACGAGGAGAGGAGTGTGTAGATGAGACCGACGTCAGCGAATCAGATGAGAGGACGAGCCCAGAGCAGCAGGGCTTTCACACTTT GTCTCTGTCCAGCTCCATTGACCCTGGTATCACCCTCAGCCCTTACATAGCATTGAACACAGAGGAAAGGAGCAAGAGGTTCAGATGGATGTGTAAAGCTGTTGCTGTAAATCAGCCAAAG ACCAAATTTGAGAAACCTGTGAAGAGAATGCTCCAATTTCTACCTCTATCCAG